A genomic region of Papaver somniferum cultivar HN1 chromosome 7, ASM357369v1, whole genome shotgun sequence contains the following coding sequences:
- the LOC113299660 gene encoding alpha-galactosidase-like, producing the protein MNSLFCFLLIFFAVSIDVAHSLRVKSVRELKNDDVHRMILRRKLLKNGLGSTPQMGWNSWNHFQCNIEEKLIKETADAMVSTGLLAVGYNYINLDDCWGELNRDSQGNLVPKASAFPSGIKALADYVHSKGLKLGIYSDAGVFTCSKQMPGSFGHEEQDAKTFASWGVDYLKYDNCHNTGTSPKERYPKMSKALLESGRSIFFSLCEWGDQDPATWAPGLGNSWRTTGDIEDKWESMTKLADLNDKWAAYAGPGGWNDPDMLEVGNSGMTTEEYRSHFSIWALVKAPLLIGCDIRSMNNVTTELLSNKEVIAVNQDKLGVQGKKVKKDGDLEVWAGHLSGHRIALVLWNRGSQQASITANWQDIGLKPSTVVNVRDLWAHSTQASVKDSLSATVDSHACKMYVLTPNRKT; encoded by the exons ATGAATTCTCTGTTCTGTTTTCTGCTAATTTTCTTTGCCGTCTCCATTGATGTTGCACATTCTTTACGAGTGAAAAGCGTTCGGGAATTGAAGAACGATGATGTACATCGGATGATTCTTAGGAGGAAATTGTTGAAAAATGGTCTAGGCTCAACTCCACAGATGGG ATGGAACAGTTGGAATCATTTCCAGTGTAACATTGAGGAGAAGTTGATTAAAGAAACAG CTGATGCAATGGTGTCAACTGGTCTTTTAGCAGTTGGATACAATTACATAAATCTAG ATGATTGCTGGGGTGAACTCAACAGAGACTCTCAG GGAAATTTGGTTCCTAAAGCGTCAGCATTTCCTTCAGGAATAAAAGCTCTAGCAGATTATGTTCACAGCAAAGGGCTCAAACTTGGAATATACTCTGATGCAGG GGTCTTTACTTGCAGTAAGCAAATGCCAGGGTCATTTGGACATGAGGAACAAGATGCAAAAACCTTTGCTTCATGG GGTGTCGACTATTTGAAGTATGATAACTGTCATAATACTGGTACTAGCCCCAAAGAGAG ATATCCTAAGATGAGCAAAGCATTACTGGAGTCTGGAAGATCCATATTCTTCTCTTTATGTGAATG GGGAGATCAAGACCCAGCAACATGGGCGCCGGGTTTGGGAAATAGTTGGAGAACAACAGGAGACATTGAGGATAAATGGGAGAG TATGACAAAACTTGCGGATCTAAATGACAAATGGGCGGCTTATGCTGGACCTGGTGGATGGAATG ATCCCGACATGCTTGAGGTAGGAAACAGTGGCATGACGACAGAAGAGTACCGTTCGCACTTCAGTATATGGGCATTGGTTAAG GCTCCACTGTTGATTGGGTGTGATATTCGATCAATGAACAATGTGACAACCGAATTGCTAAGCAACAAGGAAGTAATTGCAGTTAACCAAG ATAAACTTGGAGTTCAAGGGAAAAAGGTTAAGAAAGATGGAGATTTGGAG GTTTGGGCTGGTCATCTAAGTGGACACAGGATAGCTTTGGTTCTATGGAATAGAGGATCTCAACAGGCATCAATAACGGCTAATTGGCAAGATATTGGCCTTAAACCATCTACTGTAGTTAATGTTCGAGACTTATGGGCG CATTCGACTCAAGCTTCGGTGAAGGATTCTCTGTCAGCTACTGTGGATTCTCATGCTTGCAAAATGTATGTACTCACACCAAATAGGAAAACATGA
- the LOC113299659 gene encoding transcription factor VOZ1-like produces the protein MKNSKDSGGKSDSHKLFKEKEKNRVDDLQSVITNLQSALQESRSGDVSVLQKQAHQMLREWKDELDEPSPASSSLLGGASLGGTFSTAELCRLLEHCDEEDDATSALKEIVNPNPESQALEAFEAPRLDVGTFAGDINSNLFHDDSYFLNQVPQEHGYELYDQGVGQHGESPSVMQPNMFNNYEAFNEFDLDQFDLHQEFDRNLSIDFDGTKQCGEDAGQSSSQAGPNMRFPTSGISGPKCALWDCTRRAQGSEWYQDYCSSSHAGLAMEEGALGMTPVVRPGIDLKDGPLLAALKAKVQGKDVGIPECEGAATTKCPWNAPELFDFSLGDGETIREWLFFDKPQRAFESGTRKKRSLPDYTGRGWHESRKQQMKEFDGLKRSYYMDPQPLEGFDWHLFEYELNNCDVCALYRLEFKIVDGKKKSPKVKVTNDDPVAHLQKQMGKLTADVPAENKPSVKSKPKGK, from the coding sequence ATGAAGAACTCAAAGGATAGTGGTGGGAAATCTGATTCTCATAAGTTATTcaaagagaaggaaaagaatcgGGTAGATGATCTTCAATCAGTAATCACAAATCTACAGTCTGCTCTTCAAGAGAGTCGTTCTGGGGATGTTTCTGTTCTTCAAAAACAGGCTCATCAGATGTTGCGGGAGTGGAAAGATGAACTTGATGAACCTTCTCCGGCTTCTTCTTCTTTACTTGGTGGTGCTAGTTTGGGAGGTACATTCTCTACTGCGGAACTTTGTCGATTATTGGAACattgtgatgaagaagatgatgcaaCTAGCGCTTTAAAAGAAATTGTTAACCCTAACCCTGAGTCTCAGGCGCTTGAGGCGTTTGAAGCGCCTAGGCTTGATGTTGGTACGTTTGCTGGAGATATTAATTCTAATTTGTTTCATGATGATAGTTACTTTTTGAATCAAGTACCACAAGAACATGGGTATGAATTGTATGATCAAGGGGTTGGTCAGCATGGGGAGTCTCCTTCAGTGATGCAACCAAACATGTTTAACAACTATGAGGCTTTTAATGAGTTCGACTTGGATCAATTTGATTTGCATCAGGAATTCGACCGGaaccttagcattgattttgaTGGTACAAAGCAATGTGGAGAAGATGCTGGGCAGAGTAGCTCACAGGCTGGTCCTAATATGCGTTTTCCAACTTCTGGGATCTCAGGTCCTAAATGTGCACTTTGGGATTGTACAAGGCGTGCTCAAGGATCTGAGTGGTATCAAGATTATTGCAGTAGCTCACATGCTGGCCTAGCCATGGAAGAAGGAGCTCTTGGCATGACTCCTGTTGTACGGCCGGGTATAGACCTAAAAGATGGTCCATTATTAGCTGCTCTCAAAGCTAAGGTACAGGGCAAAGATGTTGGTATTCCAGAATGCGAGGGAGCTGCTACCACCAAGTGCCCATGGAATGCTCCAGAGCTATTCGACTTTTCCCTTGGAGATGGTGAAACAATCAGGGAGTGGCTCTTTTTTGATAAGCCACAGAGAGCATTTGAAAGCGGGACTAGAAAGAAGAGGTCATTACCAGATTACACTGGGCGTGGTTGGCACGAGTCAAGGAAACAACAGATGAAGGAATTCGACGGTTTAAAGAGATCCTACTATATGGACCCACAACCATTGGAAGGTTTTGATTGGCACCTGTTCGAGTATGAGCTAAACAACTGTGATGTGTGCGCTCTATATAGGCTAGAGTTCAAGATTGTCGATGGAAAGAAGAAGAGCCCGAAAGTAAAAGTAACCAATGATGATCCAGTTGCACATCTGCAGAAGCAAATGGGGAAGTTAACTGCCGATGTTCCTGCAGAAAACAAGCCATCAGTTAAGAGTAAGCCAAAGGGTAAATGA